The genomic stretch aaaaaataataattttttgcgaGAAAGTTACCAAAAATAAATGGACCCaagagtggaggaggataatggAGGAGAAAGAAAAACAGAGAAATCTCTTGAAATATCAGAAAATCACCTTCACTCACAGTACTGAAaacctattattattatactaagtTATTCACCTCTCCCAAGCTGGTTCCTTCAGCTCCCTGAGTTTCATCTCCCCTGTGTCCTTCTTTATCTGCTCCAAGTAGTCATCTCTTGATCTTCCTCTTTggatttttccttcaaaatttctctcttctgcTCAAAAACAAaaccatacaaatatttactcaaGAGATACACCGCAACAGTAAACGCCTAAAATGTCCCACGCCCAAAAAACCATTAATACATCCCTACACTCTGATCATAGTCAtgcctatttatttatatttatctatttctgTATTTATTGCAGCATATCGATActtgtttatttaattatctatctactttttatttatttattgattttatatattCCTGTAATCAATATTTTACTGGATTTACTGTTTTAGTATTTTTACACCCTATACACCATTCTCagagtttcattatttattatttatatttttttacgtacttattttaattattttatcatcccaacatattacagtaaaacctctatgtagtgaacctctttacatcataaacctccatacttcataccacccctatggtcccgtcagatttacatgtaaatttataggcaaacctctttgtagtgaacctctttatctcataaaaccttcccttatcataccaaggagatacccccgagacggcctaactacctcttcaaatcaaaccgagacaactagacaccattaatgcagccgcgattatgtacatggaatggtattttcagtgataaatgtttcacccttatatttttttcttatatacctttaatatgctgtaattttcacgttaatcattagttgtggccattttgttccatatgagagcatacctaacagtaaataagaacaaaggtatctaactatcctgatcattttaaatgactgttgaattaagagagatctcataattttctctcaaatcgaggcaaaaatcatgtgatagcacacgctttctgtaattattatgtatataggtaggtaataaatatatgttcactaatccatgcatgtttgtttaaacacatacatataatggttttatagacagtaagtagtgcctttcatttctgaatgatatgaaaaaatggtgcactATCACTAAAACcactctatagtgaacctccatacatcataatgcccaaattttggtccccaccgttacgatataaagaggttgtactgtatatgtatatatttgttcagttatcagtttttaatttctccaaaccTCACATATCTTTTTCTACCATAtcactttattttattcattgtctTTATCATGCCTTTTTCACCTGGTTTGTGTTAACTTCTAATGGCTTAAATTCAATCTATAATTTATTCCTACCATGCATCATGACTTCCTGAGTGGTGTCGGCTACAGGAGGACACTCGAAGACTTGACCGGTTCAACAAGATGCCATGAAGGAGAAATTCTATAAAATCTCAATGGATAACTAGACGAAAGAATGTATTAGTACCAATTcctgtatttaagttcaataccaaaacagtcatagccgagacagagaaggatttgaagaacggagaaagtataagaatacgaatatgtactgaggaaggacaggcttgctacaagagaataaggaacgagattttccgccaagcgaggaaagccagagaagcgtggatgaggaacatatgtgaggacgtacaaaataacctcgtaaaagggaaagtggaagcagcCTATAGagtagtgaggaaccatttcaaggaacgaaacacaaaatgttatagcataagggacaggaatggaaacattctaattgaaaacaaagacaaagccgagagatggaaggaatacctggaggaattatacaacgggagcaaacttagctcaaaagttctcgaagaggaaagtgaagttgaaaaggataatattggagcaagcatcgtaagatcggaatttgacgctgcagtaagagaacTGCGAAAGAAtgaggccccaggaatagatgacattccagcagagttaataaaaaatgcaggagaaaaggtcttaactcaactgtataaaactatctgcgatatgtactcaacaggagatttacctagtgacttcgagaagaacatcatcattcccgtacccaaaaagaagagagctgagaagtgcgaagaatttaggaccataagcctggcGACACATGCATCGAAggttctgacaagaatcatttacaggagaattgaacgaagagcagaagaattcctggatgaggaccaattcggatttaggaaaagcaggggcacaagggaagcaattttggctcttaggatgatcatagagaagagaatggagaaaaacaaaccaaccttcatagcatttgtcgatttagagaaggcctttgataacgtggaatggaattcaattagAATtagcttagaattttgaaagaaatcggcgtactctacaatgatcgtagaattattcatagtttgtataaaaaccaagaagctgtgatcaaatgtggaccaaacggtgcagaagcaagaataagaaaaggggtgagacaaggttgtgcgctttcccccttaatttttaatgtttacatagagaaagccatcaacgaaatcaagcagaaagcttcgggtgtcaatatccacggagcaAAAATTAGTAtactgcgatttgctgacgacatagcagtcatagccgagacagagaaggatttgaagaagacgttgacaaacatggaaaggacaatggccagatatcagctgaaaatcaacaaaaagaagactaagatattagtttgcagtaaaagagaggaggctaaaacaaacatcaacctaggaaagcataagcttgaagaggtgaacgagttctcttacctgggaagccgaattaccagcgatggacggagcaagaaagaaatacacagtagaatagctcaggcgaagagggctttctacaaaaagaagaatcttcttacagctgaaaataccagcatagaagtaaggaaacaattcatcagatgctacatatggagtatgtttctctatggaagcgaggcttggacgttgacagcagcagagaagtcaagagtggaggcattcgaaatgtggtgctaccgaagaatgatgaagataaaatagattgaccgtgtgagtaaccaggaagtgctaaggagagtgggagaaaagagaagcctcctgaaaacattatgcagaagaagggacaacttagttggccacattttgaggcacgatggtctgatgaagacaatcgttgaaggacaagtggaagggaaaaagggcaagggacggccccgaatgagttatatcggacaggttataaaggatgtaaaagagaataaatatgtagctatgaagagattagcggataggagagagaaatggagagctgcgtcaaaccaatcttaggattgttgactaatgatgatgatgaccataACATATACCATGTAAAAGAGCCCATGCCCAGgagaagagggggccggattgtggcctcacctgggcttggtaaaataaacagcaaagtcaTGTCAAGTCCATTACGTGAACTATCCGCCAGTCTTCTCTGGCATTTGGTGCTCCCTAGGACATCATAAGAAAGTTAAAATAGAGAGGAATGAAGTGTGTGGTCATATCCTCAAGAGTAAGGAAGTTTGATTATGGAATCTTGAGGAAGAAAAACCAGAGGGAGGACATTCCTTAGGTGGAGAGACCAAGTAAGCAAGACTATTGAAAATACAGGTGCAACTGATGGGAAGCCACAAGCCCAGCCCTAATGGACAAGCCTTGTTGATGATGCTGAAAGCCACCCACAATATGAATGATCCAGAAAGGAATACCTATTTAGCGATTTCATGTCACAATCATACTTACACACCTGTTTTACTTTGAAGGTTAGGGTGTATGATCCCCTCTTATTTAAGATTCTTTAGTTGGTTCATATCACAGGCTTTTCCTCATTTGGCTATATATGTCtgtttcatcaatggaatcttgtacttgattttttctactttttgtcggatcagcttgaaattttgcacactagCTTGCTTCTGAtaataatacaattttcaataatcaggcatttcaaaatgtattccattgcaatctaattaactaaatttccattagaaaaaatagttttaaccgATATATCGGCTCCTACGTacatagttcattatttaatttgctctAACtcatttcagtaaacgtaaaaatattttatcaatattaaccaTTTTAAcctcgtcatttaaaaataaaatgcacatggatatgtaataaaatagctttatattgttttttttttcatatacactacattttattaaaataccctccgcatttcttgCCAGTAACCCAAGAAagaggatagcactaagaggatTAAATTTTCTTAATACAAAGATGGCtaaagttataattattttggcagaaatttctttagcagctctggtttaatcaATTATATGActcaccactaaaaagtagaaaataaaaatagtttaaaaaaacatactttttcctaaaaaagtataaaatgcagTAAGAAGTAAAAAACAAACTTTTCACCACTATGGGAATAGAGTATGGTTGCTGATAGGTTTACATATTACCTAATATTGCATGACAATCCTTACTCACCTGCACTACTTTGAAGAGCAACCGAAGGAAATCATCTTCTGAAGAGCTCAGGAGTGCTCATCATACAAGTGCCAATATAAGATTGGCATGAAGTACCACATCTGACTTACCTAACAGGCTCTTCTGCAATCATTTCTAATAACATTAATGAGCACCCACACATTATTCTCAGAGCgatgaaaagcttactttttattgcatttcctACAGTgtttgtagaaaaaatattaattgtaaaatatttgtttatgtaaatactaattttaataaataattaaataaacacattaGGCAAATATTTAGTTTATTTCCTCATATATCATTTCATTCATTACTCATTTCCAGagtattcaatgaaaattgaGTCATGAGATgtatttacaaaaacaatgacaggGACAACAATGTATAAAAGCTCTTCTCAACGGTAATACACTAGTTAAAACACAGCAATTACCAATCCTTGGAGCAAATTTCTAACGTGACACAATCGCAATCAAAAGATACGACCTTCAATTCCTTCAACATCCACCTTTTCATTTACTTCTCTTCTTATTTCCACTGTGTTTATCCTCACAAAGGTTTGTGGAATTCTACTGACTGAAAAGGAAAACGTAGCGAATTACACTAAAGATAGGGCACAAATTAACAAGTTAGCAATAAATTTACAACTATAATGAAGAATTTAGAACCAAAATCTGATGTCCTCCCCCAGAGGCAAATTTCTTGCTGTGTGCCTCAACATCAGTCTTCAAAAGTTTTGCCCATCTTTACATGCAAGAAATGTCTTTTATAAAAATGTAGCCATTGAGCAATACATACATCTAATGTAAATAGTCCTTCCAAAGGGCTAAAGGAGCCAACTGAAAGAATCACGTATTCTTCACAAAGACTTTAACTTGGGGACTACTTTTTGATTGAttatttgaggcgtaactttgtgaaagtggttcattattaaaattagaaagaaGAACTTGGAAGAGTTAATACtcttccatcgtgattgaattgtaaaaagtgctattacgctatcgacaAATgcctaacagtagtgtaaaaattgtcagtggcatgTTCagctccgttgttcaccgtagatatgacatttcacgatcaagctatcaagatcaaaactgtgtgtgaagtttattattctattatttcaacgaatagtagtgagaatagtcacctgtgtcacttgcgtgggctaatttaaggctttcaatcagtgaataaataattgttttcatcataacacgccctgttattgtaagttgtacatgatgaatataagaatggtagtgacttccagtttttgataattgtatttgcctatttcccactatattttaatGGTATATGCTAGTAAACTGTTTATGGATTCACCTATATTACTGAAATAGGTTGTaacttgtgtgtgtgttggcagcggaacccattcgcgatctcacatgtggattgtgtgcagactgttttgctgtgaattcgtacggTAGGatggataggactaccttctccgctgctacggcgttgccaaattcaacagcacagctcgtaagcttacgatcgttatcctccagtattacaaattacttttacatctcgatttgcagccgacgtatagcaataatttgtcataacaaattccatgagggtcgtggtatcaatttttggtgtcctaacacccccttccacacgcctatCAGGTGGTTTGCGGGGTAATATATAGTTGTAGAtaaatttcaggtgtactattcgaacgagcggcaacgttatcatccatttttctgattaaTAATACATACTGTAACCGGcgcattctgcccgcttacatagtggcgcatgagacgggagtgcgaggtaaaggaaggccgtttttttttcttttgatatgtgtccgtgtgaatgtgtgcgtgagtgtcatgaatcattgagtccccatttgatgtttccctattttcctccccacaatgtgtaatgctctcccttcccccccctcctaatgtgtgcaagtcgaattcttaagacgaagaagaacgtggttcccccccccccccccgtgtccttggtgaagtgaccgtccagccccaagtgcatcatccctttctttcccctgacccccccctccccggtgtttcctcccctcaatggctatataacgtggtgcaccggaggaaaaggggcttagatgattttcttttttggcgattccgaacaaagaaaaaaacgctcccaagagtaggcggagtgtggggaggcagagaaaaaagttggtggagagatcccgagagagagagagggtgcccaatacgagtaggagttgcaaggtagactcgtggtgccgatgaaaggatctcccaactgtcgcagagaagccatctcccactcgtgaacctgccggagttgatgcggagcagcctacgccgcggaaccgaatcgccacgatcagcagatcgagagccccgaaaattcaacaaactgtaagagaaaaagccacgaaatcccattcctccccccccccccccctcaaggaacagaagaaaattcccacttcaccaagtcaagaagagaattcattaaaaacgtttgtaaaatttccccccgcacaaatagagaagaggacagtacttcccctattaccgtgtgaatttcagtgcaatatctatttcgttgtctcatatttccattccccccgtttctttttgtttttttatttattggtccccttttcttgtggtttttgtatgggttatgaatgtgaaaacgtgtagcgtgattttttttttgggtttaggttaaggactgaaatttttctgttgtgcagcatagtgaattatgcgttgtatgtcattgaattcaaggagaagaagttaattgttacttttgccattgatttgcttgtatttgtaaatgatcatatttaaactcattaaatttatgttgagcgaactacgcagtcgaacggctttctttatccgaacgctcctgtctcaggtctcatcacccctaaacttccccctcctaccctttcccaaaatcccattccctcgccccaggtgcacggaaagccccgctacacctccgccctccccttttgccctccaatctccccctccccgaatgtgccccgcacggtggggttacaATACGAAGTAAAACGTTAGCACTTCATCATCCGATGTcacattattaatatcccaagtaataatcgtggcacaatagcagtaggaaaacttgcccaagaataacagaacaaaataaagtgacgatgagcggctaaatactccctcaaaacaaattttacagcatgcgctaaGTGTACATATTTCCCAACTCCCtccggttgtttaggcacctatgacgtcacgcctggcctcggcaacgctcgggtatcttcgcgcagtggtcggcttagagaaatttttctcgattttaatgccaatttttttatttctcttgatgatgaatggagaaactttaggtatttttgcgagcttatgtatccattttagtaattcaaaatagttttcagggcaatcgacgacccatgcaagttccccattatgtATAGCTGATTTAATATCAGCAGGAGTGTGGTCACTGCTACTTGCAAGCCTGACCACTTCCAAGCTTGAGACCAACAAGAAAATTGGTTCCTCAGAAAAAATCTGCCAAGTGAATGAGCAAGAGTGTAAGttatttattatgttaattttataattgatttaCCTCTTTACCTTCCTTCGTACCCAATCCCTAAACTTGCCTTAATGAGTAACGTCttagggaatttttttattcaaccacTCCATGGACAAGGAACATTCAGCATTTGGAATCAAATCTCCTTTCTTCAAATCTAAAATTTTGTAGGACTATCCACAGTTATATTCTGATTGAATACCTACATATGTACATAATTAGTCAATGGCATCCTTAGACACAGACCCGAATGAAACCTGTCTCAGTCATTGTAGAAATCTGGTACTGGTCTCTCTAGACCTACCAACAAGAACAGACCAATTCATCATCTCATAAATATGCTCAAAATTGCCCAAAATGATTGTTTTGTGCCTAACGGGTGTATGACAAGAAATTACACAAAGAAAGTCAGCATTATACAAAATGCTGGTATTCATTGACAGTGagtaaatggagaaaaaatatttattatgacaCACCTTAGCAAAAACCGCTCAAGAAATTGGATCAGcaaataccaaaatatttattaagtgcTTAAATAGTGACAAAGTACTTAAAAGTTATTtctgaaataaggaaattttcGACTCACGTACGTGTAATTCCTACTGGAAGCTCGAGCACAAATCATTCATTGATAATATAAAACGGTGTGAGGCAAATAAATGTATCATCATGCCTCCTGTGGTGGGAGTTTCAACCAGTACACGTAAGGGAGTAGTACATATACTCACAGTTAATCCGCTGGAATTGCTTCCGTGGGGTCTTTTTAAAATGTGTCCTTATACTTGACAGCGATTTCTCAATCACAGTTCCTTCCACATGAACTAAACTGGATGGAAGAATGGGCCTTCCCACTAGGGTGAAGTCTGACGACCCGACTAATAAAACCTATTCGGATGGTAAATTAAGGATAAATTGCAGACAATAGTGTACTCTTACTTACATATGAAATGCAATGAAGGATTAGTAAGCGTTCGTTTCATTAATTCGACAAGCCTCTAAGTAATAACTAaccttttccattttaattttatccccTGCCTGCGGATCCCAGTATCCTTCGACAATAATTAAGTCCTCATTCGTGACCTTAAATTGCTTTCCGCAAAGTTGTATCACAGCAAATAGTCTTCCATGTTTGTCTTCCTTTACTTGTTTGTTAACATTGCTCATAATTTCTACAAAACAAGAAATTAGTTATAGAATTATATTCAAAACTTCTATGTGATAGTTCAAATTGGACTTCTTCTCACCATTCTTTTCTTCATTCTCCTCTTTGGAAAAGTCCGCAACCACTTCTTGATCAGGGGCGACTCTGGGCATCGCGGCCTGATTCGGAAAGGACCTTAAATGTGACCTACCAGTGAGTACACctggaaagaaatttttaactaCTTAAACAACGACTAGGTTCTCAtcacaaaatataattcattgaaGGTAGCCGcattaatttcattattgaatTAGAAATACCTTGGTTAGTTCTGGAAATAGTAGCCACTAATGTCTTTTCCAGCAACCTCAAGCACTGAAGAGCCATGATATCAGAACGAAGGACAGTAATATACCATTCAAAAATACCGCCAAATGTAAGGGAATTATATGTTAAAAATGCCCACTGCCTACAGACAAACGATTCACATGTTATCTACCAATTTGTGCgctaaagtaaagtaaaaaacaCCGATCGATTACACCTCGCACACCTCGGCTCCCGGATCATAAACACCAGACGCCGACATGTAATTTCGTACGTCTTTTGTCTACAATAAAGCGATAAAGCGCAATCGCGCTACGATTGAATGTGTTTACGTGTTTGAGGCTGATGAGACCGGTTTTTGGATCCAGTTTCTCGGcggtaattttattaaatatttctttatttgaactatgaaaaatattttagaactaTGATCACGCTTTCGAAGTTCCTATAGTCGTAATGTACTTGTGGGCGTAACCTAAAACGCGCATTATTTTAACCCATGAAAGGTTTAAATGAGGATTTATATATGGATACATTTCTTTCCCAAACTTCTGGACTGGCCAGATACAAGGTGTCGTCACAGAGTAAGCAATTATTCTAACTCTGTGGTGTTGTGAACCTGTATGTAAGTTTTTATACATTAAACTTGGTTGAACTCATTGCTTCTCTTTTAAACGTAATGTTGTGTCAGTTTTTTAAGTTGTTAGCTACATAGCATACTCTCGTCCAATTTGAATTTCAATCGAATGGTATGGAAGGTGTATCGCCTCTGTTATATGACTAACTTCTATAAGCTTGTTTACTTTATCTTTGTAATTAGTCTCTGTATCTATTGCTCAGTCCATGGTAATTGTGCGAATTCGCCATGGTAATTGGTTTTCATTTGAATGATGATCATGATCATGACACTATACATTGACCAGCATTCATCCCGAAGTTGGTGAACcgggtatatttttaatttatgatattttatgtataatttatgagaaatttctGTGTTTTATTCATATGAAGGCTTCAAGTTTATATTGAAGAATCATTTGCCTGGGTGGAGTGGAGCAAGTTGTAGACAATTCTGAGAATGCAAATGCATGATGAAATGAAAGAAGCTTCTCTAGGGTAATGAAACAAATATATGTGAACCAATAGGTGGCAGTAATGGTTGATGATGACTGCATGTGTGGATTGAAGTTGGATAAAAATGAGGCAGGTATTTTGTATCTTTCTGATGCTATGTACTTGCTATGTTTTTGGAGGAAATAATTGAGGTGAGCCTA from Ischnura elegans chromosome 7, ioIscEleg1.1, whole genome shotgun sequence encodes the following:
- the LOC124162632 gene encoding 39S ribosomal protein L21, mitochondrial, whose protein sequence is MALQCLRLLEKTLVATISRTNQGVLTGRSHLRSFPNQAAMPRVAPDQEVVADFSKEENEEKNEIMSNVNKQVKEDKHGRLFAVIQLCGKQFKVTNEDLIIVEGYWDPQAGDKIKMEKVLLVGSSDFTLVGRPILPSSLVHVEGTVIEKSLSSIRTHFKKTPRKQFQRINFSRIPQTFVRINTVEIRREVNEKVDVEGIEGRIF